One stretch of Lucilia cuprina isolate Lc7/37 chromosome 6, ASM2204524v1, whole genome shotgun sequence DNA includes these proteins:
- the LOC111677569 gene encoding sex determination protein fruitless, with protein MGGPPAPTSSNNPPEGQTYCLRWNNHKSNLVEILDALIKVESYVDCTIVVDDQVQFKAHRVVLAANSPYFQSILQDLPMDHCSIIFPGVKAFEMRALLEYMYTGEVNVTQSQIPKIMRIAEELEVKGLFDMADLKEKFNKLSEEHAERSASNPYASTSAPSNPYSSVTTTSSPTAGLTHNKPCAKDSDNYRHNSSSVISTSTNISPSAAPSSSSSPPYSSYKSPYTSLYNKSPAPSANPSSASASAQPQSTQQTASNLTPTSERSSAQWPLSPSAAAAAAMLSSVYESAPDMNPLKRKKLSSMSSMLMNRDTPILRNVLAQANPADSSQQLPLLLPNAGNKGDKSSGSADKNNHSFNGSDYSDKKYHDEPHSPFTDRSFEDDGFDPKGSNFGGNFAANGNQKPEWKRYKQYTRSDIMSAIQCVREGMSALQASRKFGVPSRTLYDKVKKLGITTGRPMNRTMKRSPSSVESSAAFPYAHGYGQASAAAAAMHDAAIREERELKEHHRNSEHHHLAPTIPHPAAALLDHAFLQQALENRGGGDIAGREALHAMALAAAAHAAANRMSTSPGPNGNAVRSPSPSNFALKYNNMRNAEQELMERHELEREREREREFAERERERDQDLERERNDEEEDDHVEDLSVARKENSSSPLEQRERPESPYSPGVTNSADNDKTVIMTTKLPSNASSSDETFITESNLKREVVIDDVRAD; from the exons ATGGGTGGCCCACCAGCCCCTACCTCATCAAATAACCCACCAGAGGGTCAAACATATTGTTTAAGATGGAATAATCACAAATCGAATTTGGTTGAGATACTCGATGCTCTCATTAAAGTGGAAAGTTATGTGGACTGTACCATTGTTGTGGATGATCAAGTACAATTTAAAGCTCATCGTGTTGTCTTGGCTGCCAATTCGCCGTATTTTCAGTCTATTTTACAAGATTTACCCATGGATCATTGTAGCATTATATTTCCGGGTGTTAAGGCATTTGAAATGCGCGCCTTATTGGAATATATGTATACGGGTGAGGTAAATGTTACCCAAAGTCAAATACCCAAAATAATGCGTATAGCTGAGGAATTGGAAGTCAAGGGTCTTTTTGATATGGCTGACTTGAAGGAGAAATTCAATAAACTCAGTGAGGAGCATGCTGAAAGATCGGCTAGTAATCCTTATGCAAGCACATCGGCTCCTTCGAATCCCTATTCCTCGGTTACCACCACTTCATCACCCACCGCTGGTCTAACACATAACAAACCTTGCGCCAAGGATTCTGATAACTACCGTCACAATTCCTCCTCCGTGATCTCTACCTCTACAAATATTTCTCCCTCAGCTGCCCCGTCCAGCAGTTCGTCACCGCCCTATAGTAGTTACAAATCTCCCTATACCAGTTTATATAACAAATCACCTGCGCCCTCTGCTAATCCCTCATCCGCCTCAGCCTCCGCCCAGCCTCAATCCACACAACAAACTGCCAGCAATTTAACACCCACCTCAGAACGTTCGTCTGCTCAATGGCCTTTGTCTCCTTCGGCTGCGGCTGCTGCTGCCATGTTGAGTTCTGTTTATGAATCGGCTCCCGATATGAATCCCTTAAAACGTAAAAAGTTATCCTCTATGTCCAGCATGTTAATGAATCGTGATACTCCCATATTGCGTAATGTTTTGGCTCAAGCCAATCCAGCCGATTCGTCACAACAATTGCCTTTATTGTTGCCTAATGCTGGCAATAAAGGGGACAAATCCTCAGGTTCAGCCGACAAAAATAATCATAGTTTCAATGGTTCCGATTATAGTGATAAG AAATACCATGATGAGCCTCATTCTCCCTTTACCGATCGTTCCTTTGAGGATGATGGTTTCGATCCTAAGGGCAGTAATTTCGGTGGCAATTTTGCTGCCAATGGCAATCAAAAACCCGAATGGAAACGTTATAAACAATATACCCGCAGTGATATTATGTCCGCCATCCAGTGTGTACGTGAAGGCATGAGTGCTTTGCAGGCTTCACGCAAATTTGGTGTACCCTCGCGCACTTTGTATGATAAGGTCAAGAAGTTGGGCATTACCACCGGACGGCCCATGAATCGTACCATGAAACGTAGCCCTAGTAGTGTAGAATCCTCTGCGGCTTTCCCTTATGCTCATGGTTATGGTCAAGCTTCTGCGGCAGCTGCCGCCATGCATGATGCTGCCATTAGAGAGGAACGTGAACTTAAAGAACATCATCGCAATAGTGAACATCATCATTTAGCCCCAACTATACCTCATCCTGCTGCAGCTCTCTTAGATCATGCTTTCTTACAGCAGGCTTTGGAAAATCGTGGAGGTGGTGATATAGCAGGTAGAGAAGCTTTACATGCTATGGCTTTGGCAGCTGCTGCTCATGCTGCTGCCAATCGTATGTCCACCAGTCCCGGACCCAATGGCAATGCAGTACGTTCACCCAGTCCCTCTAATTTCGCcctaaaatacaataatatgcGTAATGCCGAACAAGAGCTAATGGAACGTCATGAATTGGAGCGTGAAAGAGAACGCGAACGTGAATTTGCTGAGAGAGAACGTGAACGTGATCAAGATTTAGAACGTGAACGTAACGATGAAGAAGAAGATGATCATGTAGAAGATTTATCGGTGGCACGTAAAGAGAATAGTAGTTCACCTTTAGAACAAAGAGAAAGACCTGAATCTCCTTACTCACCGGGAGTAACAAATTCTGCCGATAATGATAAAACAGTAATAATGACCACTAAATTACCCTCTAATGCCAGCAGCAGTGATGAGACTTTCATCACAGAATCTAATCTCAAACGTGAGGTGGTAATAGATGATGTTAGAGCCGACTGA